The following are encoded together in the Humulus lupulus chromosome 5, drHumLupu1.1, whole genome shotgun sequence genome:
- the LOC133779924 gene encoding uncharacterized protein LOC133779924, producing the protein MVAEVNNAIPMEQINIMGNFNRQANNPFSNTYNPGWRNHPNFLWRNNQSPRQQFQQLVSQAPLQEMSQPPISQEKTNELQAALLTLTNTQNQFMTETRAFIINLESQVDQLAMVDEKKDKVKEEVNENFEKKQPPVSFEHHIKIPYPQRLQKNKLDKQLSKFLDVFRKLHINIPFAEALEQMQSYVKFMKEISSKKRKLEDYEIVAITEECSVILQKKLPPKLKDSGSFTIPCTIGNVVFEKVLCDLGASVNLMPLSIYRKLKLGEARPTIVTLQMANRSVKHPRGIIDDVLVKVDKLIFPADFIILDMEEDTNIPIILRRPFLATGRALINVQNGELKL; encoded by the exons ATGGTAGCAGAGGTGAATAATGCTATCCCTATGGAGCAAATAAATATTATGGGGAATTTTAATAGGCAAGCCAACAACCCTTTCTCCAACACTTACAACCCAGGGTGGAGGAATCACCCTAATTTTTTGTGGAGAAATAATCAGAGCCCTCGACAACAATTTCAGCAGCTCGTGTCTCAAGCTCCACTTCAAGAAATGTCACAACCACCGATTTCTCAAGAGAAGACTAATGAATTACAAGCAGCATTGTTGACTTTAACTAATACTCAAAATCAGTTCATGACTGAAACTAGAGCATTCATCATAAATTTGGAGAGTCAAGTGGATCAATTGGCAA TGGTTGATGAGAAAAAGGATAAGGTGAAAGAAGAAGTCAATGAGAATTTTGAGAAGAAGCAGCCACCAGTGAGTTTTGAGCATCACATCAAgatcccatatcctcagaggctgcAAAAGAACAAGCTTGACAAGCAGCTTTCCAAGTTTTTAGATGTTTTTCGAAAGCTTCACATCAACATTCCTTTCgctgaggcacttgaacaaatgcagagttatgtgaagtttatgaaggaaatTTCATCAAAGAAAAGGAAATTGGAGGACTATGAGATAGTGGCAATTACTGAGGAGTGCAGCGTAATACTCCAAAAGAAGCTACCTCCTAAGCTTAAAGATTCGGGTAGTTTCACCATTCCTTGTACCATAGGGAATGTGGTTTTTGAGAAGGTACTCTGTGAtttaggggcaagtgtgaatcTGATGCCTCTATCTATATATCGAAAACTGAAATTGGGGGAAGCAAGACCAACTATTGTGACACTTCAAATGGCAAATCGTTCAGTCAAACATCCTAGGGGTATTATTGATGATGTTCTAGTAAAGGTGGACAAACTTATCTTCCCTGCAGATTTCATTATTCTGGACATGGAAGAAGATACTAATATCCCAATTATTCTTCGAAGGCCATTTTTAGCTACCGGTAGGGCGTTAATCAATGTTCAAAATGGTGAGTTGAAGCTGTGA